The sequence ttttttttttttgccccttttttatattgtttcatTTTTCTCCCAAGTTGCCAAAAGAGAGAGGAATCAAATCCCATGCGAATTAGAGAAATTTGAACCTTAAATGTCATAAATAAGTTGTGAAGAAGCACTTAAATTTAGTATAAATAGTGAAATTTTGCTTGGAATTTTTAATAAACTCTAGGAGAACAGTGAGCTCGGATTATTGATCTAATCAACGAATTAGATGCATGAGCCAAGATCCAAGTTTAATTTACTTTCTGATTCAAGGTGATAATAATGTTTAGTAATCCATTCCCCATTTCCTCGTAACGAGGAGGAAATTATTGTCTTGGTTCATGGTCTACTAGacattaattaatatatgaacTAAAAAAAAGCTCATAAGGTATAACATAACGTTGTCAATTACTGAAACTTCTCCACGTGTAACGTGAAGAATGCCTTACGACCAAAATTTACCATGCCacaggattaaaaaaaaattttgaagactAAGGTGGGTTGGGTCCGttttaggggtgtgcaaaaagCCGACGAACCGAAAAAACCGCTTCAAACCGACCAAACCAATGCAAAAGTTTTGGTTCGGTTTcggttttttatataataaaaccgAAAATTTCGGTTCCGTTGTCGGTGGCAAATTTTAATGCACCGAACCGAACCgaactgatatatatatatatatatatatatatatatatatatatatatatttgccaCCGACAACCGAACTgaactgatatatatatatatatataacattaagTCACGTTGGAGTTTGTAGCATAGTGGTATTCTGTGGCTTTAATGACTAAGCGGTCCCTCGTTCGAGCCTTCGCCCATAGCCGCCAgtccaccattttttttctctcaccatATTTtctcaccattttttttccagTCGTCAACCTCGCCTTCGACTCTTCGCCCACCGATCGCTCCAACCCCCTCCAATGCGCCGACCAGTACACATCACTCTCCACACGCCGGCCTCTACACGCCGTCCTTCCTACGCCGGCCTCCACATGCCGGTCTGTTTATATCAAAGAAACTTTGGTTTCagttcggttttttttttttagtttctgtATTGAGCTTCTAATTGTTAAAAAAGATCGaagctttattattttttgagattgaattgGTATGTGGAATCCGATTATGTTTctaggttttgtttgttttttaaaaagattggATCTCAGATCGGATCTTTGCGTATATGCTTGTTTTCTGGGGGTATTTGGATCGGTTTAGATGATTGTAGAAGCTAAAATAATAGTGGGTTTTGAATTTGTGATTGTCCCGTGTGCTTGGTTGTTTATATTCtaggtttgtttattttttcaatttcctctcttttttatattctgggtttgtttattttttctctttgtttgctTTCAAACCGAAAAAATACCGAAACCGACCGAAACCGAAATCCAACCGAAACCGATTGATTTCCAAATACTTCGGTTGGTTTCGGTTGAAGATTTCACACACCGAAAATTTCGGTTTCGGTTGGCCAGCACTTAGAAAATTGACCGAAATCGAACCGAAACACCCATAgtctgtttattttgctgaaactgaaattttttgctgaaagtactgtagataaaggtaaaagttagttaaaatagtacaatgagacctataaatagtaccaaaaagtacaatagGATCCacaaataatagcaaaaataagctaaatagtaaattaagttggcaaaaataatctttatcaAACGGACTAAGTATCCATTTGAGATCCGCTTATTATGcggaaactgaaaattttttactgaaaattttataaataaaagtaaaagttggCTACAGTAGTATGGTGAGACTCATATATAGTACCAAAAATACagtaaaactcataaatagtataaaaaataaactaactgataaaataagttgacaaaaataatttatgagaAATGCAAAGTAATTTTCTTGGTAAGATGCAAGATGACAGTACGTCAATATCGCAAGCTTTTTGACTAGAGGATTAATTGGTTCCTTTCCATCTTGGTCCACTAGAAAGCACGGATGTGGCTGGGAGGGTGCCGCACCCGAGTCTGACGCGGTTGCCCGCGTGTTGGTGCCGCGTctaagttgttgttgttgtttttttttttcacggaTTCGCGCCGACTCGGCTTGATTCGCGCCGAACCGGGCagattcggccagaatcgggcCGTATTGGGTCGTATCGGCCAGCGACCGAAACGGCTGAAACAGGTCGAAATCGGCCTTGAATCTCGCCGGAACAACCGAAATCGGCTTTGAATGAGGCCCAAACACCCTAAATCTGCcctttctcaatttattttgaatatttgttgcttctttttgtgttttctttttggttgtgttttgttttgtgttttttgccttcttctttctttgttttgcgaATCAAGGCaaagtaatatgttttttaagaatattttaattgtaaaaatatatagaaaatataaataaaaatattttaaataattttttaattgctgaGTCCCGCCACACCCGCAcccacattttttaaaaattgccgagtcctgCACCCATatccgcacccgcacccgagtcccaaaacgcacccgtgcttcgtAGTTGGTCCAAGacttaattattatattatatatttatatatatatattttttaaaaatcatgctCTCAGTCGTGGCGAAAATGATAGTGtgcccggcatatatgccgggtcacTCACATAGAGGCGGGCTCCACGCACTAGGCATGCAAAATTATTCCTTGTTTCGATGATATAATTTATCTAggtttgattataaaaaaatcttggTTTAGAAATTAGAACTTAGACTATAGATTCCTAtcttttataatagaaaatgaaaatgagaatATAAGAAAACCTCCTTTTCACCTTATATTATAAGACCTCTCTATCCCTTTGGTCTATAAATTGAACCCCAAAGTATCTATTCCAGTATTCCTTCACTTCTTTGTTGCATTAGTCTCTCTCTCACCCAAGAAGAAACTAGTTTTCCATGGCTTCCTTAAGCTGCTCAGCCTCAGACCTCGCACCCCTTTTCAGCTCTAACACTGCCAACGCCAGTGCCGTGGCCAATTACCTCTGTACTCGCTTTGACAGCATAGCCAACAAGCTCAGTGACACAACCTATGCCATAGACAACACATACCTCCTCTTCTCTGCTTACCTTGTGTTCGCCATGCAACTTGGCTTTGCCATGCTATGTGCTGGATCTGTCCGTGCCAAGAACACCATGAACATCATGCTCACCAATGTTCTTGACGCTGCAGCTGGTGGCCTTTCTTACTATCTCTTCGGCTTTGCCTTTGCTTTTGGTTCTCCCTCTAATGGATTTATTGGCCGCCACTTCTTTGGTCTAACAGACTATCCTAAGCCCACTGGAGACTATAGCTTTTTTCTTTACCAATGGGCCTTTGCAATAGCGGCTGCTGGAATTACTAGTGGGTCCATTGCCGAGAGAACCCAATTTGTGGCTTATCTGATCTACTCTTCCTTTTTAACCGGTTTTGTTTACCCTGTAGTTTCACATTGGTTTTGGTCTAGTGACGGCTGGGCCAGCCCAACTCGGACTGGTGATCTTTTATTTGGTTCGGGTGTCATTGACTTTGCCGGTTCGGGAGTGGTTCACATGGTTGGTGGAATAGCAGGCTTATGGGGTGCATTTATTGAAGGCCCACGAGTTGGCCGATTTGATCAAGCGGGCCGGTCCGTGGTTTTACGTGGTCATAGTGCGTCTTTAGTCGTGCTTGGTTCATTCTTGTTATGGTTTGGTTGGTATGGATTCAACCCCGGTTCATTTCTCACGATAGCAAAATCATACGGTGATAGTGGGTCTTATTATGGCCAATGGAGTGCCATAGGGAGGACAGCTGTCACCACAACATTAGCAGGTTGCACAGCTGCACTTACAACCTTGTTTAGCAAACGCTTATTGGTGGGTCATTGGAATGTGCTAGACGTTTGTAATGGTCTACTAGCGGGATTCGTTGCAATCACCTCAGGGTGTTCAGTGGTAGAGCCTTGGGCAGCAATCATATGTGGCTTTGTGGCATCATGGGTTTTGATTGGGTGCAACAAGCTTGCAGAGAAGTTAAAATATGATGACCCACTAGAGGCAGCACAATTACATGGTGGGTGTGGAGCGTGGGGGGTTTTATTCACAGGATTGTTTGCAACGAAGTCGTATGTGAATGAGGTGTATTCGGGTCAACTCGGTAGACCATACGGGTTGTTTATGGGAGGTGGAGGGAAGCTATTGGCGGCACAAATTGTACAAATATTGGTGGTGTCAGGGTGGGTCACGGCCACAATGGGACCactattttttttgcttaataaaatGAAGTTGTTAAGAGTGTCAAGGGATGATGAGGTGGCAGGTATGGATATGACAAGGCATGGTGGTTTTGCTTATGCTTACCATGATGAAGATGAGCAATCTATTAAGCATGCATATGTGATGGGGAAGATTGAGCCTAACATTGAGACCCCACCAGCTAATCTTAGTTTACCATCAGCCGATGTGTGATTAGGCTTTCTTTgtttgtagcaaaataattagaggaaaaaaaaaaatgtaaactagaATATATGTGGGTACCATATGTATGAAATTTAAGAAGTGGGATAGCATGTTATTGTAAGAACAAGTTTACGTAGTAGGttcttttgatgttttttttgttcCTGAACCTTTTAAATCTTAGATAATATAATTTGAAACGAGACTAAGCATTTAGCATTGGTGTAATGCTTTAATAAAAGTTTTCcattcacaaaaaaagaagaagtgtagatttttaaatttaagttaatAAGTTGAGTTTGACTCCTctagttttcttttaattttttatttgtttaatgcAAAAATTCCAATTTAGCTCACGTTATTTATCACATTTTAATTAGTTCATAAACTTCCAGCTATTATGTTTTTAcctcttaaattttgaattaatataCAATCATTAAAGTTCTactcaaattaataattattgtattttgtggacaattttcaatttgcacaatttaatttaaattttttttcaattgttatattttgacctccaaaaattttgattgaaaagaaATTGTTATTGTGCATTGATACAAAAATCTTGatgatttcattttattttaaatcttatGAGGGTCAAATTTAGTAACTTA comes from Castanea sativa cultivar Marrone di Chiusa Pesio chromosome 3, ASM4071231v1 and encodes:
- the LOC142627722 gene encoding ammonium transporter 1 member 2, which encodes MASLSCSASDLAPLFSSNTANASAVANYLCTRFDSIANKLSDTTYAIDNTYLLFSAYLVFAMQLGFAMLCAGSVRAKNTMNIMLTNVLDAAAGGLSYYLFGFAFAFGSPSNGFIGRHFFGLTDYPKPTGDYSFFLYQWAFAIAAAGITSGSIAERTQFVAYLIYSSFLTGFVYPVVSHWFWSSDGWASPTRTGDLLFGSGVIDFAGSGVVHMVGGIAGLWGAFIEGPRVGRFDQAGRSVVLRGHSASLVVLGSFLLWFGWYGFNPGSFLTIAKSYGDSGSYYGQWSAIGRTAVTTTLAGCTAALTTLFSKRLLVGHWNVLDVCNGLLAGFVAITSGCSVVEPWAAIICGFVASWVLIGCNKLAEKLKYDDPLEAAQLHGGCGAWGVLFTGLFATKSYVNEVYSGQLGRPYGLFMGGGGKLLAAQIVQILVVSGWVTATMGPLFFLLNKMKLLRVSRDDEVAGMDMTRHGGFAYAYHDEDEQSIKHAYVMGKIEPNIETPPANLSLPSADV